The following is a genomic window from Patagioenas fasciata isolate bPatFas1 chromosome 1, bPatFas1.hap1, whole genome shotgun sequence.
TGATTAAGGAGCTAATTGCGGTTAGCAGCAGTTAGCATCAGCTGTCACACCGACTTTGTTCCTTTATCCCTGCCCCAGTGATGAGAGGTACGTGCAGAACGAGGTGTTTAGTGATACCTCCTGTAATATGTTTTTTGAGACTCTATACTCTCTTAAAGATTTCATGACAAATGCTATTGCCCAGTCAGCAGGTGATTAAGGCACAAATAAATGAGGCCAGGCTGGATTGGACGGGTTCTCCCAGGATACTGGAGATGGCAGAAAGTGTTCCTAGCAGGTGTCCTGAAGAAAGAACGTAGCATAAGCAATGTATACAGGGGTACTCTTAGACCTTTGTTTGAGCTGACCCACAGTGATTGCTTACTTTCAAGAGAAAAAATCTGGGATTTGTGCCTGAAAGCTCATACAGGTGGACAACTTTTTCTACCTCTCATACCATTTGCATGTTTGAGAAAGCATTAGGTGTCTTGTTGAGCAAGTCAAGCTTATTGGTCTGCTCTACGGAGTTCTTGGTGAGCATGGTGGAGAAAATAGCTGTAGCTATGGAGCTATAACTGTAAATGAAAACTGAGATGAGGAGGTGAAAATGAACATGGGCTAACATTTTTCAGTATAAATGTTCTTGATTAAAAAAAGTACCTGTAAACTAGCTAAAACTGTTTTCAGAGAAGAACGATGAATTGGAATGAGGAGAAGAGTGAATTACTAGGGAAATCAAAGGATATTATATAAATGTAAGGAACTCTATGGTGTTAACACAGCAAAGCATAAGGATGTCAACGGTAGATGAGAGGCTGCTGAAGGAAATGTGATACTGTTTGATGTGTTTTCCACTTGCAAAAACTATTCAGGCTTAGTTCAAATACCATTAACTTTGTTGGCTGGGGAGGAAGATATTCAAACTCTGCTCATCTTCAAGTTCAGTGTTAGTCAATTGCTCTTCATTGTTAATAGATCTTAGGCAAGCACTAGTCCTTTTTAGTGCATTGTAGGGGTCTGTTGTTGTGAAGAAGTGCAGCAATTATGTTTGACTGTGGCAGTTCTGCTTGATCATTCACTTTAGACAAGCTGTTAATGAATTAAACACCCATGTTTCATGCCTGCAAATAGCCCAACTGAGGTTTAGTTCTAGCTTCAAGTGAGTTTTCATGTTCTGATCTAGTCCTTTCAAACCTCATATTTGTTTCTGAATTTTGTTCTTGTCTCCAAACAATGAGATTTAGCAGAATAtgatgagaaaaaataaaaagcaagaaaaaattaaCACAAGAATTTCAACCAAATGAGATAAAGTATTAGTATGCAAAAAAAGCACAGTAAACAGTCTTCCTATCTCGCCCTGCATAAGTAATTCTGGATTAATAAGTAATAAGGAATATTTTCATAAATGTTGTTAGCAGTAGCTAAATCTCCTCACTTTGGTAAATGTGTAAGGATCTTTGGGAAATATTTAAATGTCCTTTACTAACATGGTTCCTCCATGTTCCTCCCATTGAATCATCTTGTTCAGATTTTGACCACCCCCTTATGCTCTATTAATTTTTTGTAGTATATGAAGGTCCAGGTTCATCTATATTTTTCTGAGTTGTCCATACATCATCTCAGTCCTTCCAAGACTCAGACCTtccactgaaataatttttaatacatAATTTTGCTCTACTGCTTGAATCAAAGGACTATCTGTCAAAGTCACACAAATACCCAGTCGCCTGTGGGACAACCTGTGGAAAGATACCTTCTTACTATGTAGGAATGGACTTTCATCTGTTCTTCTTATATGAAGACAGTATGGCTACTATCAACAGATTATGTAGGCATCTAAATGCTAACGTACAGGGTACCTGTAATTATTGAAGTCTTGTCAGCTCTTTGAATGAAGCATATCCTGGCTCTGAGAATGGCCAGTATATGCAGGGAATACCTGGGTGTTCTGCATCAAAATGGCTAAAGAATAAGACTATAGTTCATTGATAGCAAATTTATCCCTGAACTCCTTCCCTTCCATCCGATGATTTTGGCATGGAAATATAAATTGAATATTTCAGTTTGGAAATATTAATTAGTGCTCAGCAGTCTTGGGTATTGGCCCTCTGTTGTTCACAAGCAAGAGCTCTGCTTCATAGTAAGTTGCTTGTAACATGTAGGAAACAATAAGTTTTATTCCCAGGACAGGCACAAATGTTTCAGGATGCTTTAAGTCAATTGCCTGTTTTCCACTGGAGACAAAGACTGCAGTTACCTGTAAAATGAAGTGTCTTTCTTGGAACTGACAGATGGAACAGCGACATGATCTGGTTTCCAAAGCAGTGGAGGAGGTGCAGAAAATCATCCAGCAACTGACTGCGGAAATCAGCTATAAGGCCACGCGATTCCAGGCTATCTCCAACTCTGGCATTCACAATGAGAACATTAAGGTAAGAACAAGAGCACTAGTGTGCTCTCTGGCAGCTTGTAGTGAGTCAGTAAGTAATTTCTCCAGTGTCTAATGTCTGAATGGACAGGTACCTCAGCCAAAATGCCACAAACGATGCATTGACACTTCACTGTGGAAGTTCTAGTGACTGACTGAGTTGTGGGGGCTTACTCATGGACATCTTACAACTAGAGAAGCATCAGAGAGGGCTGAGTAAATCAGAGCCTCTTTTTACAGCTGTTGCTTTTACAAAGAGAGTCTGTTGCCAGAGCTGTCAGTCTGCAAGCAGGAGCCAAAGCTCTttggaagacagaaagaaaaacttgtacagcagtaacataagaattaaaaaaattccTTCATGAGCTATGACTCAGATTTTCACAGGTGGAAAACCTGTTAActcactaaaaaaagaaaaaaaaaaatcaaaaattctTCTTCTGCTGTGAACATTAGAAAGCTCCTTCagagaaatatgttttttcttaGTCACAGATTGGGACTTCTTTTTTACTGGGAAGAAATATGCTTATTGGTGGGAGAAGTTAAATGCGTCCCCTTTTTAGACCATCAAATACCAAAATAATAATGTTCTATCCCAGCTGTGACAGCAGAAGACTTCATTTTCTGTGACTACTTAACACAAGAGCAACTACTGTAAGGATATAAGAAACTATCACAGCAATGGCAGCTTCAGATTGAAATGATCTTTTTCATCTGAAGTAGTTTATAGATTCCAGCTCTGCCAACCCTGATGCTAAAATGCAGCCAGTTACAGATCAAAACACACCAAACATGTAAAAGCACAAAGGAACTTTTGCAGCTGTCTGAGATTGAAAGGGGAGAACTCTCTGTGTTTCAAGCTACTGAAAGGACATGGAGGTGAAGGCAGAATATAATCATCCAGTCTGAAATGTGGCTATTGCTCTGAGGACAAAAACATTTGAATCTATATTTTTTCTTGAATTTCAAGTATCTCAAGGCATGTAGCTTTGCCGGTAGGAATGACCGCAGTGATGTAAAAAGGTGCCAAATCTTGGTCCGTGTGTTCTTTAGTGCCATAGTCTGCTACCCACCTCCCTGCTTGGCTAATGGAGTCTGACAAGACCAGGGGCAGATTAAATTGCTGTTCTGGAGaataaagcagaacaaaatcaAAGCAATCTATTCTGAGCAGTAATTTGGTATTATGGTAGACTGATCTGAACAACATCTGCTTAAAAGGAATCcccaaaattaattttctttagaaGTAGCAGATTTGTTCTTCATAATTAACTGAACCCAGTGCTATAAATATGTGATAGTCATATTAGAAGGGCCTGGGTAACTGTCCTGTAGTTATAGGGCAGCAAAGACTGAGTTAATAAGAAATTTTTTCTGTCTTGGGCTATTCTGTTTCCAAAGAATAGAATCTTTAATGTTTCTGCTGACGTAACTCAACATAGAGGAGACTTGTGTCAAGGGAAAACCAATGTATTAACTATTCTGTGCTTCATTTTGCAAcatctttttttcctgtcaatTAGATTTACATGAACTTTTCAGAACTTTCAGCTTCTGCTTAAAAAGACTTAATttaagctggtgaggggtctagattTGTTTAGAAGCTACAGGCCTCCTTCTaaatttgcagggctgggtggggaATATAGAAGAAATGTCTTTAGATAGTCAATGTTTTTCTGTAACCCAGGGGACAAAAagccaaaatatttaataaaaatcttgAAATAAAGTTCAGGTGGACAAAATtgaatattttgggtttttttttaaactgttaggtgtttattttttgttgtggcCCACCATTTTTGCAGCTGTCAACTCTGCAGGGCTGATGCAAAAGCCATGGAGGCTTCAGTAAGGCGTAATGAGGAGGTCAGCATCCAGACTAATTACTAGTACAGCACTGCCCAGCGGCATTGCTAAGTGTTTAACTGTGCAActatggggagggaggggggatttTCCTTTAATAAATAGGCTCAAAGGAAGCTTGCAGCTTTGCTCTGTGGATGAATGACCTGGCACATGCTTTCTCTCTGTTCTGTGTACTTCttgctttcctttctgcttctctcAGGATCAGCCAGCTTTACTGGCCAAGTGGTCAGCTATGCTTCGGGGGAAGCGCCCGTTCCACCCATCCATCCAGGTACAAAGCCTTCCTGGTGCCTGCTGGTCCGTGTGCCTGCTTCCTCCTCGCCCACCCTCTTCTCCAGACAACTTCACCCATCTAACTGATCCCCTCCCATGCTTATTTCGTCCTCTCCACAAGAGACTTACTTTTTGGCTCAAAgcctaaatattttatttctaaccTAATGCTTCTACCTGCCTAGGATATCCTGGCCATAATCACACAAATTAAGCTGTATTTAATTTACCCAGCATACTGCAGGCAGGTTTTTAATACGGCACAATTGGCGATAAGTTACCCCAGAATTTAGTGCTGTTGCTTAAGCCTGTGACTTGCTGGGGCCTGTGGTCTGCATATGGCATGTAAGGCCATGGTGTGACAGAACATAGGTGTGGGACTGGGATTTGTTTAGGCCAAGAGGGACACCAGCTGTCCAGCTTTACAGTGCCATCCCAGCCTCGTGATTTCTGGTGTTTCCTGGTAAGACCCAGGTGGAGGAGCCTTGTGACTTCTGTTTGGAGGCACCTATGTAACACCTGCAACTCTTCCCTTTAAAATCTGGTTAGTGCCAGTGCATACAAGTCAACATCTTGGTACAGGAAGGAATGTTTTTTTTTATCTGAACATGTGTTGAAGCAGTGAGATGAGCAGTAACTGTATGACAGCCATTGTAATTTTTCCTTGTGGAGCCTGGCACTTCACTCCTGAGCTGTTCACAGGATTTCTCAGCCCCAACAAGCCTGACTTATGCAGGTCAGCTTCATCTGCAATGTCATCCTCCCAGTATCCTCCTGCCTTTAGGTGGTTTATACTGGACAAAAGAAGGGCTTTCTGGTGTTTTCCTTTGCTATTCCTGTGCTTCTTGCTGGCCATCTTTTGTATTTCAAATCTCTTGCCAGGGAGCAGAGAAGACCAGCTGCTCCCTGTGGGAGAGGGAACCGGGAGGTGAACAACAACATGGCTGTCCTGTGGTCCTGGAGCGAGGCAGACCTAGAGAGGGCAGCTGGGGTCAGCTGAGAGCCTGGATCATCAGGCAAGTCTGTACCATTAAGGCAGGTCTAAGGTCAAACCAGGAGCACTCATCAGGGTCAGGATCAGGCCCAGTGACAGTAACCAGGGCCAGATGCAGTCTATGGATTGCCAGGCAAGTCCATAGTGGCTGGGTGGGTCTGAGGTCAGGTTGGGAAGGCAGTCTGCAGGTAGGACAATAAGGTCAATGGTCAGTCACAGGCCTAGCTGTCGCACAGCTGCAGACTGCACTCCTATGACGCAGCCCACTGCTGAGCTGAAATGAGGTTCCCAGGCCCATGAGCAGAAGGTGTGGGTAGAAGCTTCAGAAATGTTACTCAGGGCCAACAAAGCCTATTAGTGCCCTCAGGACCCTGGCATCTCTGCAGTAGTATTTTAAATCATCTGAGCTACCAGGAGGGCCACCAGAATGTTTTAAATTATTACAGGAGAGTGACAAGGGCATTTTGCTCACCTCGAGCTAACCACCTTGCAGCAACAGTGGTCACTTCACATCCTGCTCATGCAGCAGCCTCGCCTTATTACTCTCAATATAAGTTGGGCTTGGTAGCAAGTAGAGCTGAAAAGCTGCTGGGTCGATGTGATAAAAGACTGAAGAGTTTGAATGCCCTTTCTGAATACCTGGAGCCACGATTGCCAAATGCTTCCAAACAAGTGTTTGGACATGTCTGGCTATGCCATGGGCCAGTATGAGGTTTCATGATATTTGTGTCACCCTATTTACTTTTTGCAAATACTGGTTCAACACTGGTTTCATTGGAAAATGGTCATTCTCACAGTAAGGCCAATTAATTGGCTTGCAAACAAGCCTATTTGAGGGTTTGTTGTCTATTGGTTATTGTTTCCATCCTTACACTGTTTCTGGCTTCCGCTCAGCAGAAGACACAGATTCCTGCAGTACAGCTGGCCAAGACCTGAGAGTTGCCACTGCCTGCATAGGTTCAGGCATGACACTTACCTCACATCTGTCTCTTAAAGGACAATCATGAAGAGCGAAACACTTGTAAAATAGAAAGGGTGATCCTTTTATTTTACTAGGGTCTATAGTTTACTTTGAAAGAGATCAGAAGAGTGCACTTTCTGGCATAGTTATTACTACTATTGAACTCTAGGCTTATCTCCAGTAACAGTTCTGAGGTAATAACTTGCACTATGGTTTCCCTTTGCTGGATTTCAAAACACACTCCCTGGTGTTTTCCTGCTCCATCAAAGCTGCTAGTTATTACATCTCATGCAGTTGCAGACTAGAAATAACAAGGAATGAGGGAGACCATGGCAGGCATGGTGCCAAATCAGTCAGTGAGCTTTTGTCGTCCATAGGCCACAGCTATCACATCAGACTCCTCCTAAGACAATTTCCTTTTAGTCTGTGTACCTCCAAAGTAACCTTCAGAAAGGCATGGAACAGGTCCTGGCCGTAATCaattgttagtaacagaatcagttttgtgAAATGTTAGTAACACCATCACACCatggcttttcctttccttcaaagCCCCCGGTTTTACCTGTTACTTCCTTAACCCTCGTCTCCTTACTCATGGATCTGCCCTTGTCTCCTCTGTATCTTTCTCCTAGGTCTTAGCACCCAGCCAATTCATCATCACGGTCCCTCTGCGTGGCCTGAGCGGGTACAGGGAATGCCAGGTACGGCACTGGCGTTATTACACCGTGCATGGAGCCAAGCTCCTCTCCTCTGTGCGGGACCCTGAAGAGCTACATCAATGGCTAGAGGTGAAGCAGTTCTCAAAAAGCCTTCAGCAGTGGCATGAGAAGGATGTGAACATTGAAGGTGATCTGGTTCCAGCCAAAGTACTTATCATCTTCCGTGACCTGGTGGAGAAGTCGATCATCTCCTGTAATCTCTCCAGTGAGTTCAGTGCGGACAGGTTTAAGGGGAAGTGGCTGTTTTCTGCAGCTGGTAGAGGGGAAACCATTACACACACAAGGTGTTTGATTGACATGATCAGAAATGAAAAAGCAACAAGCCCTTCCGAAATCAGGGGGGGCTTTAGCCCATTTTAGCAATGCATATAGGCCTGCATTGAGGATAGACTAATTTCTTGGTCTCTTCATACCCAAAACGTTGTTCCTTTCTTAGGAATTTGGGTACAGTCTCCAGCAACATCAGCCTGACATTCAGCCAAGATGCAACACAGATTTTCAGAAAGTTTAAGAATTTGTTTgggaaaaatctttttttctacTACAGCAGCCATGGTATATTACTATCTAGACTACCAAGGAAGATACTACAGGAAAATTGGATACAGGGAAGGTGCATGAGTCAGAGGAAAAAGTGTGTGAAGGTGTTTATAGGGCAGATAATGCTCTGGGGAAACCTTAGCTGCCCAGAGCTTTTTGGCATGGGGTGCTGGGAGCCAAGTAGAAGGATTTCTTCTGAAGTAAAGTCTGTTGGACATGTGctgttttccccagtgcccaggcTACTCCAGTTCCATTCAGCAGAAGTGGACTCACAAGGTTTGCTTTTAGTAGTGGTGCTGATCCCTCTGTGAGCAATCCAGAGTGCCTGTTTATTTCCTGTGGCTATGTATACTGGAAGTGCTCATCACTGACGTAACGCAATCAGTGGTGCATGCAAAATGTCTTCATAGCTGCAACATCTGTAGCAAGATACTGCCTGAGCAGTGATCCTCATGCTCAATTCTTGGTATCCTAGAAGCTAATTATTGATATCCTTCAGCTATTAAACACTTGGCTTGGTCCAAGCTAAGTAGTCTGTGTCCCTTTTATTCACATTAAAATATTGTGACATGCTCAGATCCAGACTGTGGTGCCTCTTATAGGATGTTTCCAGGATGACTTCATTCATCAGCAGCCTGATATGTGTCTTCTGTATTCCAGCAAAATAGGAGATATTTCTACTCATCTCATTGCACTCCGAATTTTAGTCACAGGAGAAAACATGTTAAAGTCATGCTCAACTACATCTTTGCATTCTTCCAGGAAATATGGAAAGGTTGATGGGCATGAAGTTTCACTATTGAGGCTCACAGAAAAGACCAGATGGAATGGGCTTGCATCTGAGGCTTTACTCATTTGAAAATCATTGTGTTGAAGTGAAAACCTGCTATTGTGTCTAACATCAGTGCACCAAGATTTTGAGCCAGGGACTGATGTTTGGGCTGATGATTCTGATGCCTTTTTTGTAATGCCACATGGGAGGAGATGGACATAGAGGAGATTAGCTAACGTGAAGTCTGGAGAAGTAATCACCattgttgtttgtttctgtgaAGAATGAACATCCTTCATTCCATAGTACAACTAAAGTTACAGAAAAATTTCCCTGATTTCATTGCTTTCCTGGTTTATAATTATTTGAGAACCAGCAAAACCAGTTTTTGAGGTGTCTCACTTTTCATCGATAGAAAAATAGGTAGTATGATTACAATGCTTTTGGAAATACTATGAATGTATTTACAGGCTGACACACTGGTCGCTCTAATGATTTTCAGTTGCTAAAGATTCCCTTTGAGGGCTTGGGAGCAGTACAGTTCCTGTTTTGGTGCCAGGCTTGGCTCAGCAGGGAAGTAACATGCAGATTTTACTGAGGGTTATAAAGTTCTGGTTGGGATGGACTCCACTATTTGTAAGGTAATTGACCTCTCTGCTTGCTGGAAAATATGCTAAATTACCATTGGGAGCAGGCAGATATTTCCTTTGTGAAGGCAGATGATGTTCCTCACTGTCCTTTCAAGTCTGTTGTATGGGCTTCTTGTGGAATTGCTCCTTAGCCCATGCCAGTCAAAACGGGGTGGGTTAGCACGTAACTATTTAACCTGCTTATAGTAATCTGCTCTGTCTTTTACTTCAGTAGGTTAGAGCATGACCACGCAATTGGCTCAAATGGCAAAGCTGAAGGGATAGTGATCCTGACAGAGTGACagggaaaggtggggacagaagCTTTGTCCATGAACACAACCAACAGGAAACATCTCACTAAGTCCATTCATTGCACttttcattcctttctgctcTCTTAGAGCACATTTTTCCTGGAGACAAGCCATTCTTCTTTCACTGAGGAAACTTCCTTTCTCCAAACCACCACAGAACTAACTCTTTTTGACATTCACAGTCCCAGTGAGGCAAGCAGCCCTCTTGGCATGACTGATCTGCACAAGAGCCCATGAATTCTGGCATTATCTTCTGTGCAAATGTATCTCCAGAGACAAAACTTAGGGATACCCCACAAAACATTCAGAGTGACCAGCAAGGGTAAGTCATTTGGTCTGATCACAGGTTCTCTGAAGGAATAAGGAGATCTTTAGACATGAAGTGTTCATCTGATCCCCTCCAACCTGCAGTGATCTCTTTGTTGTACTGTACCATTAGAAACGTTAAGTTGCACCAGCTGTCTCTCTGTACTTCTAAGAGAAcccacagaggaaaacaaaaggaaggtAAATGAGAGTAAAACTGAGAACTTAGTTGTTCCTTAATCTTTCTCCTGTTCTTATTCCCCAGGGTAGATTAAGATTATAacttttattttgtattcttcTTATGGCACTGAAGAGAAAGTGTTAAGGTAGAACAGTAGAACTGCAGGGCCCTAGACAGCCTTTTGCTTGGTTTGTGGAAAATGACCTTTTCCTCTTTATTGCTGTCTCTCGCTGTTCCTTCACAGGTAAAGTAACGGTGCTGGAGAGCTTCAGCTCAGTTGTCCGAGTGGCTGTGGAGACGTCAGAATCCCAGGTTGAGGTGGAGCTGGTCCCTGCTGTGGAGATTCCAACTTGCTGGCCTGAGAAAGCCCGGTGGCCTCGTTGCCTTAAACGTTGGCCTCCCCAGGAAAAAGTGCAGTGTGTCAAGGTGAACAGTGTAAAAAGCACTATTAACTCTGTGCTGATACCTCACAGGTGTCTGACAGTGGCTTCCCAACTGAAGGACTGCATGGCAGGCAACAGCATGGTTGGAAGTTGTATTCTTGAGAGAAGTGATATTTCAAAGTATTCTGTCAGATTTTATTTGGATTCCTTTTTCCCCTTTACAGTGGTgaattttgaggaagaaaaactGAGTTAACTGTTTATTTTATGAGTCTCTCACATCTCTGCCTGTCTAGCTCAGTGCTGATGTGCATCATTCTTTCTGTTCTGCTCCATGTGAGCCTTCTGCAAATGGGCTGCTATCTTGTATTTTTCCCTCTGGCCTAATCCCATTTCTCCATACCAAGCTCATGGCTGGATTCTGGCACTCCATCTCAGCCCTAGCTGCATGTTCCTGCAGGTCCTGTTATGCCTTCCAGTCCTGCTCCCCTCTTATGCACAACCTGCTGCTCCATGGCAAAGTGCCTACAGAGCTGAGTCTCTGCTTTAGTAGCACTGCTGGTGCTGCACCTGGTGGCTCTGGAGATGGATGTCCTGGGAGTAATTGATGTCAGCAcatgaggaaacaaaacaaattgcaCAGTCATTTGACTAGGAATTAAGATGGGAGCATTATCCATGCTTGCTGCTTCTGCTAATCCTGTTTAGAATACACTGAGCGATGTCACATGTCCTTTTTGTAACATCTCTCCGCATTGCTCAGAGAAGTTTGCCTCTGATCTGGTGTCACACTTTCATCCACAGTCGCTCGGTTTCGACCTCTTGGCCCGCTCCAATTACCACTGGCAGCTGAGCTTCTCCCGTGCTGAGCATTTACTCATGGAAGGACTTGATGAAGATGGTGGTTGTCGCATGAGGTGCTTCAGGGTCATGAGGCAGATGAAGGAAGATGTCTGGTGTGCTGGAAATAAGCCTGTCATCACGGCTTATCACCTTCAGGTAGGTATCACCATGATACCAAGATACGGTCTCAGTATCTGTTGCAGGGGCTTCCATCCAGTGATGTCAAAATATCATGGTGTAAATCACTGTAGGGTTTATGTAACTTCTAAGGTAACTGTTAAAACTGCAGTACCATTTCATTGCTTTACAATGGCAAGAAGTTCAGTAAATATGTTCCAGACTTCAAGAAGAAACTTAATCCTGTAGAACTTTATGATTGCAGCAACATAAATAATGTTAGAGTGGAGGCGTCTGCTCTGTTTTGACTTCACACAGACATTGTAATACTGTCATTAATTGCATGGTTACCTCCTGCTTTTTTACTATCCCAGCCATCCatatccatctgtct
Proteins encoded in this region:
- the MAB21L3 gene encoding protein mab-21-like 3 isoform X1, whose amino-acid sequence is MKPFTDEDVEIYIQSKMEQRHDLVSKAVEEVQKIIQQLTAEISYKATRFQAISNSGIHNENIKDQPALLAKWSAMLRGKRPFHPSIQVLAPSQFIITVPLRGLSGYRECQVRHWRYYTVHGAKLLSSVRDPEELHQWLEVKQFSKSLQQWHEKDVNIEGDLVPAKVLIIFRDLVEKSIISCNLSSKVTVLESFSSVVRVAVETSESQVEVELVPAVEIPTCWPEKARWPRCLKRWPPQEKVQCVKSLGFDLLARSNYHWQLSFSRAEHLLMEGLDEDGGCRMRCFRVMRQMKEDVWCAGNKPVITAYHLQTVLFWTCEKYPRTKDWRCFPKAFLRLVQKLHKCVSQRFLKHYFVKNTNLLKYANTSDLDLVASKLAVFLENPVFCLE
- the MAB21L3 gene encoding protein mab-21-like 3 isoform X2 — its product is MKPFTDEDVEIYIQSKMEQRHDLVSKAVEEVQKIIQQLTAEISYKATRFQAISNSGIHNENIKVLAPSQFIITVPLRGLSGYRECQVRHWRYYTVHGAKLLSSVRDPEELHQWLEVKQFSKSLQQWHEKDVNIEGDLVPAKVLIIFRDLVEKSIISCNLSSKVTVLESFSSVVRVAVETSESQVEVELVPAVEIPTCWPEKARWPRCLKRWPPQEKVQCVKSLGFDLLARSNYHWQLSFSRAEHLLMEGLDEDGGCRMRCFRVMRQMKEDVWCAGNKPVITAYHLQTVLFWTCEKYPRTKDWRCFPKAFLRLVQKLHKCVSQRFLKHYFVKNTNLLKYANTSDLDLVASKLAVFLENPVFCLE